CCTCCGAGCTCGACGATGCGGCGCTCCCAGTGAGACTTTTCGCGTATGAGTTTGTTGATCTCGTCGTTGAGGTCGCGGAGGCGATGCTCGCCGAGACCTTCGTTCTGGATCTCGGCGACCTTGCGGCCGATCTCGCGCATGATCTGCTGGCGCCACTTGTCGGCTTCTGAGAGGTCGCGGCATTCAGAGGCCAGAAAGGGACGGCGCTCCTTgggcttcttcttctcctctgccttGAGGGCGATGAACCTGTTCAGCATAGACTGCGCCTTCTCTTCATTACGAgccatcttcttcttcctcctcctttcttcttcttcccccttCGGCTTTGTGTGTTTCTTCTCTTCTCTGCAATACAATCGATCGGTATAGAATAGGGTTTCGGTACAAAGCAATTAGGgtttaaaaatcaattatccttttctttttggTAGAGTTACCTTATTATCCTTTGAAAGTTGAAAGTTGAAACTTGAAACACTTGTGCTCTTATATATCGGTAATGTAAATGAGAcgttaattataaatattatatatttttttaaaaaatacatatacatataaataaaatataatatttattttattcataattatgtgaaaacaaagaaaatcgCCTACTAagttcttttatttatgtttaaatGTGCAACATTTAATTAAGCAGAGTTTTTTGGCAGGGCCTTCGAATATTACTGTCTCCCAAACATTTGGATTGGGTGCATCCAAATGTATTTTAGATATAAATTAAGCAACATAAAAAGAACAATTTAATATTACATATCACATATATGACAGACAATACTAGTCCTAGTAATCTTTTGTCTCGAGCGGAATTCACACACTACCTTATGATGATGAATACACATAGcaagtaaaagaaaataaagtaatTCCCTAATGCAAGAAACAACAATATCGATGTTTCTTCTTCCTGCTTGGCTTTTTTGTATCATCTGAAGCCAACAAATCTTGGAATGTAGCTGTGTTTAATTGCTTGTTATCAAGTGTTGTATGGTTCAGCATTTCCCTGTCTTTGAAAGAATACCAATCAACGTGGCTTGCTTCAATTACTGATCTTGAAAGATTCTGCTCCGGTGAAGGTGAAGCTGGAACTACTTTATTATAGTTTACTTCTTTTAAGATAGCATTTGCTCCTGTGTGCCTTAAGCATCAAAAGAAACTAAGGGCATCAGTTATAATTATACATATAATCCATGATTAACAACTTGGCTTACATAATCACCTTGAGTTTGGGATTTCAGAGTTAATCACAGGTTCTTCTTGTGAAGTTTCCCCCTGGATGTTGCTGTTTGGTACTTGGATAGCCTCGGTTTCTGGATTTTGTTTTGCAGAATTTGAATCAACTGTGCCTCCTTTTTCAATAGCAAAGGTAGCAGAGGGCAAGAGGGAATGAAATTGAAAACCATGTTCTCTAACCACAGAAATAGCCTTCTCTAATGTTTCTAGAGCCTGTCTTACTTCTGAACTGATATATACATTCCTGTTGCCATGATCTTTCTTGttatcctcctcctcctcctcaatTTGTACTATCTCTTTATTATCTGCTTCTACAATCTCTTTGCTATCTACCTCTACAATCTCATCGGAATTGAAATTATTTCTATGTTGATCAGCTCTATCCGGACAGCGTATATCTTCTCCGCCGTCGTGCTTACTTTGTATAAGATCATCAGCAGAATGAAAGCTTGTAACTTGGGTAAGATCCTCCCCTTCCATAGTATTTGGTCCACTATTGCTGCTATAAAGAGCTTGATGAACTCTAACATACAATGGTTCCTCCAAGACCTTGCTAAGTTCATCATTTTTCATCATTGAAGCCACAGCCTATAACAATATTACAAGTTAACAGTGCTATGCATAAAGATTAAATCAGCTGAATCCAGTCTTATAACTAAAGAACTTAAAATATGATTGTATGATGAGTTGATGTCATTCTTAGTTAGATGCCTCAAAATCAAAAGTGATGGAATGcctaagaaagaaaaaagagggAAAAAAATCCACAACCTTTTGATAAAGTCTGAAACCACTGCCGACGAGCTGCCTCGAAATGAAGTTTATGAGGGAAGGAGGTACAAAATCCAGCTTTATATCCAGGTTTGCTATTGTCCTacaaaaatttagaaagaacAAAACATATCTGATCACATAAACAACAACCAAAATGCAAAACCAAGGATTGAACACTCATGAGAACCAATGAAAATGCATTTGTGCAGTTTAGTGCAGTTCTTTACTAAAATTTATGAACACAATTACCTGCTTCACAAGGCTTCATAGAGAAAGAAACCTTAAGCATATGGAATGCAGGTACAAAGAAAAAATTTCCAAGTCTTTTGCTTCCTCCATTGGAGTAACTTCTTAAGTACTGACTAAAAACTCACCTAAAGTAACTTCTTTCTGGTGTCACCTTCTGCAAAGCAAAGCCTCCAACTACATCAATTCTCACAGCTTCCTTGGCATCAGGAATTACATCACTGTTGAAGCCAGTGATGCTTTTTGAGTCAGAAACCTGAAAGCAAATTAAGCAATAAGCATTAAGCATAAATTTCTTGAAACTTGGATCTACATTGGAAATAACTTCCTTAAAGAAAAgacaagaagaagaaacaaagaaagaaggGTGTAGGCGCATACCGAATTCAAAAGAACAACTACTAAGTCATCTTGATAGTACTCAAACAGATAATAGTGCACTATAGCCTCCCTTGTCGACAGCGGCCATGAAAGCTTCATCCTTTCTTCCAAAATTTAGAGCAATGTAAGAATGACATAAAGCATTTTCTTTTGTCTTCTTTTCTCTATTTtaggaaaattaaaagaaatttattgCTGCAAGGACAAACCTGACTAGTGATACTTGTTCCCCAATCTGGATCTTCTGCAAACATTCGGCCGCAGTAATTTTAAAGGTTGGAACAATAATATGAGGCCACCTGAGAAATAGAAATTGTGAATAGGATATCAGCTAAAAAGTATGACTCAAAAGTTTCATAGTCATACATTACTTAGAATCAAAATAATTTCTGTGGTGTACAGAAACATCCAAGGGCCATTTTTCTGAAAAATAGTGATACCTTATACAGAAATTCAAGATTCTAAAGCACATATTGTACCATGATTCTTACCATTTGTTGTAAAGAGGTGTCTCCCATGAAAGGCATAAACCTGTAACAAAGAAAAGAATTCATCAATGTTGAAAAAATCACAATGCTAAGAACTTTGGTTGTTCTTATGGAACTCACAAACATCAACAGGCCCATCTACATAGCCTTCAGCTAGCAATGAATGAAACGGAGTTCCCTCCGGCCCTTCGCGATACATAACACGGAACTCTTCATTATCCTGTTTTATCTGTTTAAAGAAGTAAAATTACAACAATGCAAATTACTGATTTCAAGTTCTAGATCTAAAAGAATGGACAATAAAAATATAGCATAGTTGTAGTGTAGATAGTATACTTTCCAATCAGTCCGTGATGGTGTACTTGTACTAGACCCTTCACTATATTCAGAAACACTCCTCAACATATCAAGAAAGTTAGATACCTCTGCTGTCTTGGTCTCTACTAAATTATCTCTATCTCCTGCAACAACCAAATATAGGAATAAATCATAATTAGCAAAacaaaataatactaataaataTTCAATCATTACAAAGCAAATAGGGCTAGGGAATGCTCTTAGTACCTTGTTGTTTTGAAGAATGCAAGAGTTGAGTCTGAACAAGGTTTTTGAGCATGTGATAATTTGTCAGATGAGGTGAGGCAAGAGTGTTGTCCAGCCTCTCCCTATACTCCACAATCTCTATTTTCTTCTCCATCTTCTTTGCATCTccaaaggaaaaaaaaacacacacacacaacaaAGTCCTTTTTACTCAAAAAGCCATTTGATAACAACCGCCACAACTTTTCAATTTTGTTACTTTGGTTTCTGAATATTCTCCAACATCACAGGAATCACTGTCGGTAACATATCAACCAACACATATAAAAATAGCATTTGTTGCACAAAATGGGTGGGTGCAAAAAGGTTTCTTTCACCCCATTATCATAAACGGAGTTATTAGTACTCCAAAGTAACAATTGAAACTCTGGAACTAGACCTGCATAATAAATGAAACTGGCCAACACACCTACTCACCCATGAAATACAGCTAGCAGAATTTAATGAAACCACCACGTGAGTAAAACCAATCTCACATAATTTTCATGATAAGCTCAATTCACATAGTCAAGTACTAATAATAGTATCCAGGTAGTAAATTTTGATCAAAATTTAATATTGCACCTACATGAAACTTTGCTCAGTTTGGCTTTGAATGACAGAAAAAGAACTGGAATTTGCAGAAGCTGAATCAATGAAAGAATTAATGATTTGGTGATATGATAATTAGAAGAATATATAGAGGATATTTTCTTTATACTGGGGGCAACAAGCTAACAAGAACTGCACGGAATAGTAGAATCCCGTAACTCCCAACCAACTCTAATTATTATGCAGACTGCTAAGCATTAGCTCCTTAATTAAAGTAAACAATATTTTGgccttcaaattttttattttgagataatatgatttaaaaatctattaaatagtaataaaaattagttttgtgGGATTTTATTTGTATGTCGTAGAGATTTTAAATtcttataaattattaataagtttatttttaaaacatttCTTCATCTGTGGTAATTAAGTGAAGAAAGaccattattaaaaataatatcataaaaaaagtaattgtaatacgaaaaattttaaaggaaaaaagtAGCATTtaataagaaacaaaagaaaaaacattAATATCGAAGATATTGGTATTGGTAATGGTGATGATGACCATAGACAATATAACAATGATAATAAAGTATAATTACATAACAAAAATAGTAGACATATATAGAAGTGATACATAGAGTAGAAGTAGAAATGATAAAGACAAGGATAAAGAAAATGGTGGTAACAGTGATCATAGTTGATCACTTGATCATATTGTTAAAAAGAACATTGTATAAGTTTAAACTACTCTCCctcaaaatacaaataaaaccccacaaataaattatattttccaatataaaaaaattgagagttAAAGTGTCTatatttttggacaaaaatCACCTTATTTTTCATAAGAAGAGATCGATATCAAATTGAGTATTTACTCTAATTTTGATGCAGTTATAGAGTTTATATACAGTagttcaatcatatattttctttgaataattatttatacaattaatataaaatatagttatttttgttaatatgaCAATGAGCTTGTTTGGGTGAATCTCTAAGAAAAGATCtgttttcgaatttttttttttaagattttatagaaaaataaaagtacttttatGTTTGATTATTTGATACaaaaagtcaccaaaaaaattttcatacaaaaagatctttttatttatcaattatgtttgggtataacaatataaaagtatttttttatttattatgcaaaaaataaacttttttaagaaaaaaatcttttaaaaaaatataagtggtAGCTTCtcagaaaagatatttttattttttagtatttttatttttattattaaaaatttatcaaacgtgctaaaaaataaaaaatatattttttaataaattttttttattaatttaatggcaccctaacaaataaaatatataattaaattcgcgtataaaattattttatactgaaaatatattttaaaaaaaattaaatttgtttattaataataattatagcaTATACTTTTTAAGatacaaaattaaattctaattttaatgTTATCTTATATTATGTGAAGATAAGACAAGGTATcgttttttatattaatatatttccCAGGATTTGTTAACTTCAATTAGTTGGTGAAAACAAAATTTGGATTTATATTGTATAATTTATAAACTTAGTCAAGCTTCTCCGTTGCTAGTTGCTACCATAATATCAGGATtgggataaaaataaaagagaaaagaaatgtTACTAGctttttagagaaaaaaaaaacaaaataaaaatgtttttttgaataaaaatatagaaatttcgtacaaataaaagaacaaaaaaatgttgataaaaaaaagaaaaaaaaaagtaaaagtagCACTAGGGAGGATAAAGATGGAAAacgtttatttttttaatcttattttttagatttattttagATACTTAGTTGAGAATTTTGTTGAACAATAATTTGTTTATCTAGTATTATTTCATATTGATATACATactttttaattagatttaatttatattattttctttattagaGAGTAAATTATCTCATTATGTTTCTCATGATAAGTCTATTatgtatatttttaataatataatttattattattaaagttCGTACaataataagattttgaaaCATACATTAAATACAATTTTAAGATTAtgcaaataatttttaaatttgtttatacTTCCATAAGAATATAGGGATCAAACACTcttaaaataacaaattaataaaataaaaaaataaaaatttaatcacttttaaattaaaataataaaatatacacatgatataaattataaatcaataataattatacTCTTATTTTACATTTTATAATTCTTCCCACTTTTTGAAGATTTTTTCCTGCAATAATTTATTTCAAGTGTTAAGTATTTGTATAATTACATCTATCAACAATACTATATTACAGAAAATAATATACTTTTCAATTTACAGAATATACTggagtttatatatatatatatatatatatatatatatacggaCACCGATCTGATGCAAAAGAGAATAAAGGACCAGGTTTTGTTAGGTTAGGTTTGGCTGTTACTGTTTTAGACTTTTAGTTACTACTTGCTAGTTGCTACTATCTTGTTTGTAATTTGAGTGGACTCGGTCACTGATATTCTAAACATAGGATGTGTTTATGGAAGGTCTATgaaaaaatacttataaaatatgGATATTTTATTAAGTTATTGCGTCTTTATATTAAATACTTTTTAGATACaacatttatttataattttatatcgaTTCGATACGCGTATCTATTTCATTTAACTGTCTcttaataagaaataaaaaaattattcgaACATATTTAGACACACTTAAATACCATCACGTGTCAGTATATCTaatcttattattaatttatattcttgaaataaatttataaatagtatatattattatttattaaaataaaaatattttaaatactttatataattaaaaaaagacactgaaaataataaaaaataaatatatattttaatatcaataaattatcaaaatatcattacgagttatctaaaaaatactttatattttatatatatgtgtgtccTCGTATCatataagattttaaattttgtgtgTCAACATGTCTCATGTCATGTCGTTTCTATATCTATATCAGTGTccatatatcataaaaaaaatactcattaaattaattatttatatataaatataaaatgttaaaaaataaataccttaaattaacactttatttttatattattaatattaaaatttaaattttagtttttaatattagaattaactattaaattaaaaataataaattttattaattatataacattattctaaaaaaataataacctcatatgaatgtatttttttaaataattataattttatttttcgtaaaattaaaaattctcttatatatattttataagacTGCTAACTATTTTTTCCATGGTGGCTAAAAGAGCTTTATCCAACTAAAAGAAATTTACCACAATATCAATCGCCAAAGCCTCTGCCCATGGTGAATACTATATAGTGCTTTTGATATTATACTTAGGTGCCTTCTAtggtatttattattttattgtaccTATGGTGACTACAAAAAAGTTTTCTAATTAATTGTGGATATCTggtcattttttttttttaccgtaTCACTAAAAATGTtgcttaaagagaaagtgttacccttaatcgttaacttggctctaATACCAAATTTTGAactttgaataaaaataatttataaattctATAGTATTGATCATTTCTACTACTTTGATGTAtatttataactttttaatcttgttttagtttataatattcttttttgcatgaattactgtatataaaatcttttatctgtttgtctttttctttaatataatttctcaaatcctcaattacttcttttatttctacactttctcttgtttctaaatatctgtttaatttttcaatttcattctccattttttctttcagcagctttaattcttttaagtcgtaatatggttttccaggcatttataaattttttaagtttaattccaacttgtttatagttattcttatttctatcctttttattataagatcttcaatttcaatctgaagattatttaattcccttttatactcctttatttactttttaattttctcgtcctatttcttcttattttattttctggtttttcaatctttttatgcttcattatttaaaatttcCGCAAACtctatcatcgattcatcactattttctagagattctattaatttttctagctcttcaacttctctttttaacttgtcataaattatttttagggcttcaaatgctctttgatttatttcagaaaactgtaaataattcaaacgattttctctttcaaagagctcttgttttttgtcttgataagttactatatttcttcttatttattgtcatagtttagtgtttagggtctcatttaatttttcgaccttttttgttagttcttttatttcagaactttcttctttaatttttaacttagataaacttaaagggctattaattttagattctcttatttgaaaattcgatgaaactaattttcctgatggttcttttagtaATAGAAttgggttttcaatagctttatattttggtatttctgtttttacaattttctgaaataattcatcaacataaatcctttctctgtttttaaatattatactatgatggttgtttgttaaagcataatttattacatatgtaattgaaaaaggttcatcgtcttgttccattagatCTTCCAA
This sequence is a window from Arachis stenosperma cultivar V10309 chromosome 10, arast.V10309.gnm1.PFL2, whole genome shotgun sequence. Protein-coding genes within it:
- the LOC130956083 gene encoding uncharacterized protein LOC130956083, translating into MEKKIEIVEYRERLDNTLASPHLTNYHMLKNLVQTQLLHSSKQQGDRDNLVETKTAEVSNFLDMLRSVSEYSEGSSTSTPSRTDWKIKQDNEEFRVMYREGPEGTPFHSLLAEGYVDGPVDVCLCLSWETPLYNKWWPHIIVPTFKITAAECLQKIQIGEQVSLVRMKLSWPLSTREAIVHYYLFEYYQDDLVVVLLNSVSDSKSITGFNSDVIPDAKEAVRIDVVGGFALQKVTPERSYFRTIANLDIKLDFVPPSLINFISRQLVGSGFRLYQKAVASMMKNDELSKVLEEPLYVRVHQALYSSNSGPNTMEGEDLTQVTSFHSADDLIQSKHDGGEDIRCPDRADQHRNNFNSDEIVEVDSKEIVEADNKEIVQIEEEEEDNKKDHGNRNVYISSEVRQALETLEKAISVVREHGFQFHSLLPSATFAIEKGGTVDSNSAKQNPETEAIQVPNSNIQGETSQEEPVINSEIPNSRHTGANAILKEVNYNKVVPASPSPEQNLSRSVIEASHVDWYSFKDREMLNHTTLDNKQLNTATFQDLLASDDTKKPSRKKKHRYCCFLH